In Scatophagus argus isolate fScaArg1 chromosome 18, fScaArg1.pri, whole genome shotgun sequence, the DNA window CTCTGTGATACAAACCTTCGTGATGATGGTTGGCGAACTGAACTACCAGAATAACTTCCTGGAAATTTATCTGAAGAATGAGCTGCCTTTTGGTTTCCTAacgtattttatttttgtgaactTTGTTCTGCTCATGCCGATTCTGCTGGTGAACCTGATGGTGAGTAAACCTTTTGTGTCCATTTTCATCCACCCCTTGAATGTCTACTTCTCACACTAAACTACTTGTTATTATCTTTAAATTGCTCATtggtttgtggttgtgtgtgtagATCGGTTTAGCGGTGGGAGACATTGCTGAAGTGCAAAGAAATGCTGCCCTAAAAAGGATAGCCATGCAGGTATGTACAGAAGCAGCTCGTCTGTGACTGGAGTATTGTTTTTAATGGATGCAGCATATTCAAAGCATAGAAGCAGAGTCTGCCATGACTGTACACGGGCAAATATAAACATCATAAGCACAGCAGATGATGCTGTCGTGTTCTGTTCTTCCGGTGTTTTTCCAAGTTGATTTTGAGCATTGGCGTGTAAAATTCAGTGTTCAAAAAATATTATCTGCAGAGAGACAATGTACTATCAATTGTCTATTCAAAACAAAGgtaacaaagcaaaaagaaaaacagctttatgACTGTTAAGATTTCATACCAAAGTAATACAACAATTAAGTTCTTCTTCAAagttttaacactgaaaatTTCTGACCCCAGATCGAACTCCACACGGCTCTGGAAGACAAGCTGCCTTATTGGTTTGTGAAACGAGTTGACAAGAGCTCCATCATCATCTACCCCAACCGCAAGTGCTCCAAGGCAAGCTCAATACTTAAAAACAGATACTGCACAGCATGTAACTTATGTCAGTTTCTTAACGCTTACTTCTTTTGTTAACAGCACTATTTAACACAATTAATCATCGGtgaaaaggagaagaatgaAGTCTGGAGTCGTGTGCAGGCCAAATCACAGCAGTGCTCAATAATAGAGACAGAGCTCAAAAAGCAGAAGTACAGGTAAAGCAAACTTGACATCAGTTTTCTGTTCCCTGAAAACTTAAAACTAGGCTCCAAGTAGGCCTGCTACTGATATAATGAACAGTTAATTGTTTATAATCATTACTTAAACCAGTGAGCTACTGAAaagaacacaacacaacaactatGGCCTCACAAGCAATTTGATAAGTCAGCTTTTGATGCATGAGCAGCCCCTTGTGGTGACACGGACTCACCGTATCTCAACACATGGAACCACTCAGCTCTACCACCCTCAAAAAGTCTGATTataaatcagtttcagtttaaaggAAGTCTGTCACTGAGCCCCATGAACCAAGGTTTTCCTCTTCAGGATGAAGGAGATGTCGAGCACGTTGGAGAAGCAGCACAGCCTCCTGAAGCTCATCATCCAGAAGATGGAGATCACCACGGAGGCTGACGAGTATGACGGTCCGGTGAACGTCAGGGGCAGGATGTGGCCGAGCTTGAGTCAGGTGAAACCAAGAAGACACGAAGTGTCCCGTTGGGTCCCACTGATGAAGGCCATCGAGTCCAAGAAGAAATGAACAAGatgagaaaaatacaacatctCAACAGAGCATCAACTACTAAGTGAATTATCTCTGCATTGTAAAAGTCCAGGCATAacttcaaattattttgtttctgcactATGTAATTCATCATGTTAACATTTAGCACTGTATCCACTATATGTATTCTGGATATTTTAACAGTTAATTTAACTATGTGCTCTTAGCTGAGTTGTCTTAACTATTACATGTTTAATCCCAAATACTGTTGCATTATGAAGTACCAATAATTGTAAAATCTTTTCATCGCATGCTGAAATAGCAACGTTTCTTGTCCAAAACGGTGCTTAACTTACACCAGTGACCCTCTGACAACGTTGAGTGTTAAcgtcattttgtgttgtgtatgcCGTGCTGTCATTGTGTTACACAGTAGCTCTTTCTGTATTGCTGTAATGTGCCTTAATGTGCAATATACACTCTTTTATCTCTCACATATGATGTTTCCCCTCTCCCTCCGTCTCACCCCATCATTAAACATGTCTACGATCTTGAAAGATAAAGGAATGTTTTGGGGCTTCTTGTATTATTAAACTTGTAAGTTTTCATCGATTTTCAGTTTGGTGGTTGAGACACAGACAaaatttaaagctgcaataaGAGCTGAGAGGACACCACCCATGTGTGGATGAATTACTATGGCAAGCAAGAATTTCTATGAAAAACCCATAACAAAATTTAATATGTATTTCCTCAGTGCATATAAAATCCATATGAATCAGTTGCACAAAAGAACATTTCTTgcaagatagatagatagatagatagatagatagatagatcttATGGAAATCTTATTGCATGAATTGTATGAACTGATTTTTGTTGACTCTTTGTAGTATCTTTTGAAAGCTTCTAGATCTGCTTCATATTAACGCGTGGTGCCATTTAAAGCCCTGCAGGCTGTGCATGGTTTAATGTGTGACACAATAATAGAAAAACTTCCCAAACTTCACAGTGGTTGATGGATTATTGCCAGCAGACTTGTGCACTTCAGCAGCTTTGTGCACTTGAGGTGCTTCAGCAGGGATCCCGGGAATCAAAGGAGGTTGGGGGCgaaacagagcgagagagagagaggcctcTGACATCCTGGGCTCGCACCTGTCCCTCTGCTTCTCCAGCACAGGGCCCCAATGAAGGTCCCGACCCCTGAAAGTCTGTGCTGATAGACAAATGCTAGCTCTCCCTTTAAGTCAAATTCCAAGTGATATTTATTACTGTTGGCCCTGAATTTAATTATTCCCAGGGCAAATGCGATAACCATGTAGCCATCAATTACACTGATGTTTTGGACAATATTTGATGCTCTTACTTGAGGAAGTACATGTACAGAATGACTAATGAGCACCCTTGTTTTAACTCAACCTGCTTCTTGTTGACGCTGAATGAAGCAGCAAGCTGAAATATGTGTCACGCTGCCAATACCTTTTCctgttatgtaaaaaaaaaaaaaaaaaaaaagaaaaaagaaaaagatgacaGCTTATAAAATGAGGAATAAATCCGACAGTAGAATCTCTTAACTTGCACCTTCAAGTGTATCAGTCAGGCTGTCCACCTCGCTGACGGCTGCAGTGACGGGATGAGATGGCAACCTGCCTGGAGCTTTGACCGTCTTACCAGCACAATTGGAACTTAATATCTCAACCTCATGACACTTTCAAGGATAAGCTAAGATCCCTCCAAGGTCCAACTGATGTCAGGtctttttgtgaaaatgtgcatgcaGGAGCAGGATTGCGGGAAGCATGGGAATTTGTCCTTGGATTAGGGCGCATCTGTGAAAGAGGGAAATCTgagtggtggaaaaaaaatcacggTGGATTTTGACACTAAAAACCTCAATTGTAACATCATTATAAACAGCTAATAAACAAGTATAACAAGTCTCACAATATCAAATGTCTAATATAATATTAGAAGTTTAATATTGTAAGACGTGAGCCAAGATGTTGGAATATATTACACGACATCGTGGGAACTTTTGGACCACAGTACAACATTCAGCCCAGGCCTTCATTCAGCCCCTTTTTTCCACCCTGGCATGGCCAGCAACCAAAATCAAGCATGCATCTCAGCTGCAGTTAGGTAATTCTTGGCAGAGCCTTACTATTGtcataaaaaaatctaaatttcaCACATATTATGTGGCGTAGTAGCTATCAGGGACCTGGGATTTTCTGGGAATATCTTGAGGAAGTAAGGGGGAGTTCCTGTGAGTGCTCTTATGACACAgaactttacattttacatccaGAGAAACTGTGCAAACATCCCCCAGATCCTTACAGATTTCCCCATAGcttccttttttaatttaatgtgcaGTAtgctctgttttaatttgtgcaaaTCTCACAGACTACAACTGATATTCTGTATGAAGAACAGAGTTTGAAGAGTTAGGTGCACAAAAATTCTTTTCAAAACTAAGCAACCCTGTGTGATCTCTAGCAGCCGATGCTCTCAAGAAGGTTTGgaggacacaaaacaaatgtgaaaatgaccAAGATGCACAACAAGAAATGTTTGTGATATTATGAGAATGAAGATGGTGCTTCCTTGCCTCTGCCACACCCTTGTCATGCCAACGCTCCAGATGTCATGGGAACCGATAACAGCTGGGGCTGGTGCACGCAGGCTGCGTGTGAAAGGCTGCTCCATCTGCAGAAACCCAATCCCTCTGTGAAACCAGCAAAGGATTATACACTTTTGATAAGGTCCTCAAGACATTTCTATTACCAAAACACATCTGTGGAACCGCCAAACTTAGGAAATGTTTACTTTAAATGTGCATTTCCAAATGCTGAAATGGTCTATCTGTATTAATATCAGGTATACAATGAACGTAGAAGGATTATCAGTCTGTTTTGAAAAATCACCCTATAGgtcaccaccacacacacacacacacacacacacacacacactagattATTAGATTAATATGCCATTCATTTACAAGGATTAATGTAATCATCAAGTTGCAGATGAGCAACTTAAGtctctaaacacacagagatagaGTTGTGGTCTTTCTGAGGTCACGGTGGTTtggagagaaaggggaggagaaatgctcaggaaaaaaaaagaagaaaaaaaaactctataCAGATGCCAAGTCCTGGACACTTAAATTAGAGGGGTAGCTAAGCAGAGAGgcatgtttcagtttcagagagCTGCAATTTTCAGACTTGACCTCAAGCAGTTGGTACTGTAACATTGTCAAGTGGTGACATTTCAGGGTGAAATAAGTTGTGGGCTACCAAATGGGAATTTAAACGTGGTGGTAGAGTGCTgacttccaactttgtgtcattttcaaaaatatcgTCGAGCTGACAATCCAGATTTCCTGTCAGTGCTGTCCCTAAAGTGCCACCGGTGTCCTCCGACGCACAGGTGGGGCAGCCATGTCTACTGACTCTGCTGCGAGTGATGCTGAGGACTACGAGACATGTCACAGAAGGACTGCCACCGCCTTGGACAGGAGCGCACGGAAGGATACCTGCTACAATCCCAACCGGTACTCAGATGAGGAGTTGGAAGATGACGGCGCGGAGGGGAGGGTCAAACATGAGCGCAAACTCTCCAGGGCGCACCAGAAGGACGCGAGACAATCTCAGCGGAACGCGGCCAACGCCAGGGAGAGGGCGCGGATGAGAGTGCTGAGCAAAGCTTTCTCCAGACTGAAAACCAGCCTTCCCTGGGTACCAGCAGACACCAAACTGTCCAAACTGGACACGCTTCGACTCGCCTCGAGCTACATCTCTCACCTGAGACAGCTTCTGCAGGATGACCGATTCGAGAACCACTTTGTGCACCCAGTAAATCTGGTACGAAGAGATAACTAAAACAGACAGATAATAACTTTTAGGGTGAAATATCTCAGCGTGTAGTACTGCACCAAAAACCACTTTGAAACGCACTTTGAATGTACTGTTTTGGCTGTGTTTCCTGACTGCTAAACCtggtctcttttgttttgtcagacctGGCCATTTATGATGACAGGGCGATCTGAGGACAGCCAAGACATCCCATCAGCAATGAGACTGTGTGGAGCAACAGCATAGGACTGCCTCCTCCTTTGACAGCTTTGGTTCTCCTGGAGCCTGCGGGACATATGACATGTTGACTCGTCCTGTGCACAGTCCAAAAAGCCTGCACGTTTGTGGCTCAGTCTCTCCATGTGTGTCCTGAACAGTGACTTTGAACTCAGCCTCTAATGCACTTTGGGTTGTGTATTTCAGAGCATGTCGATTACAACAATAAAGACAATACTCCAagtttgttttcagatgtattttcttgtgtgcatgtttgctgtAATTTCGTGgcatgtttacactgtgtgtaGATCATTTATTGGATTTTAagtttggatttggatttttaCAAACTTCAGTCCAgccagttgttttgtttgtctgactaTTGAACAGTGCTAAAAGTATGACAAGTGATCACAAAACCTCACTGGTGTGTAAGACAGTGTTGGGAGCTCTGTCTGTGGTACACAGTAGCAGTCAGTGCAGTATTCTAGTGTGTATAGCTTCAGGTGCTTCTGACAGATCTTATCACATCACAGCTGAAAAccctgtctgttttgtttctttaaccTGACTGTATAGCAGTCACCAAGTGTAAATGTGTGGCAGAATTCCTCTATATTGTAGACCCactgtatttattgtgtttgtgatatgatatttcttttgtattttagaTAAAATCTAACTAATCACAGTTGCCTTCTCTCAGTTTCCTTTGTGGTTGAGCAGCATCTCATTGTGTATATATTTCATGTGTTAAAACTCAGCACAGGTGACAACAAATACTTGAATCTGGACGGTTTAAATACGTCTGTAGTGGTGGATGTGAACAGCCGAGGTCTGGtacttctgtctttgtttagtTGTATTCTGCCACACATCTACCAACACATGACAAGCTCGTCCAGATATTCACAAAACAGAcaacttaaaattaaatgtcaaaaattaaTTCTCTTCAGAGGACAATGTGCTGCCCACCGTACACACCATGGTGGACTCAGACCACGACTTGAGAGCAGTCGAGTCATCATGGGAGATGAAGCTCAGTCACAGAGCCAAGCCAACCTCCAttaacacactcatacacagagaaattcacacacatttgtgagagagagaaagaaactggATGACAGCGATGTCTTATTCTACGAGTCCTTTTATTCACTTAAACCCCAAAATGAGGTGTGTACAGATGGATGGAGCTCCAGGGCCTGACGGTCTGGTGGGATACACCGACACAATGCTGGACAtcaagagagaaacacagagaggagaaagaggaagagtttTCATCAGGTTCATGTGGAGTCGCAGCTGTTGCCGTGTTGGTGAGTTTCCCAGAACTCGGAGCTGCTCCCCTGAGAGAAACCAGCCACTGTTGCTGGACCCGGAGAGCTAATGAGCTGCCTTCTCACACTCAGTCCGCCTCCCGTTCTCGCACCATCAACTTCAAAAGTGACGCCAAGGGACGGCAACTTAAACGTCCGACATGCATCCTGACTGCACGGAAAATGAGGTGCCATTAATCAAGATGCGGCATGTCAACAAAAAGCTGACACGTGGGGCCGTCTTCCAGGCAGGGAGCTGATCTCAGTTCTCTGGGAGAGAAGCTTTCGCATTTCACAGCTGTGACGACTGTGCCAGTTTATGGCGCCGGAGCGACAGAGGAAACGGGCTGCTGTGTCGAGTTTCAGTTGAGCTCGTGTGGTTTGTTATGGTACGTGagcgccatctagtggtgagggATGTGAACACAGAGAGGCCGACCCATGGCAGCCCTCAGGCTCAGCTGAGCGGGGAAAAAAACCTTATGAAGACATGATAATGTGCAACATTTAAGGGGTCAGTTTGCAGAGTTTGAACCTTAAATGGAGAAATTAACCAATTAAGCCACTTCCTCTATTACTGAGTTTCACTTACAGCCATATTTGTGTCGAAGTTGCTGTATGTGCAACATAACATCTTTGTTTATGACATTTAGCAGAGTATAaactaataaaacacaaagaaactgatCTAAAAtcattgtaattattattatacaaaGGTTAAAGACACCAGAGGGCATTTTGTCATATCACAGTGGGAAAACACAGGTGTAAAATAATTCcaagttaaattaaatgtaatgaaGGCTGAGTTGCATTTAACTGCTTCACTTCCAGGCTGCTGTTCATGCTGGCTCACCATCACGCTGTCATGACTCACTGGGACACCTGAACAGAGCAGAGTCATCGTTAGTGTCATTGGTAACACCTGTTTGTTCCTCACTGTGACAAGTCTGAATGTCGgctgagaaaaaaatctgttgaggAAAAAACTGCAAGGTTTTCAGCGCAGTGAACACAACTGCAAAGCTTTAAGTACAAATATACTACTGCAGGATGGAGAAATATCTTGATTTTTGTCTGGAATCTTTTTGTCCAGCAGAGGTCAGCATGTCTTCATTGTGGTCACAACAGACTGTGACACTCGCTGCTTTCTTTGCATTGTAAAGTGAATTGGTGTCTGGAATCTTCagcattacattattttttctgactttttccCTCCAAAACTTCACTTGTTcaactaacttttttttttttttttgaacaaattAAATGCGAGTCCAACAGCAGCACACTTGCCCTTTTCCTCCTTGTAAGCttttcacacagaaatattgtcttgttttattatctttgcTACTTTTTCATCTCActtgaaactgttttcagacatTAATTGAATTCAGACGGGACGCACTGCTTTGATATAAAATTGCATCGTCAGCCATCAAGGCTCAGCACAGTCCAACTTTTCCTTTGGTACGACTAAAACATTTTTCGTTTGCAGAGGAATTTCCATGAACAGGAAGGAACTATAGGTCCAAAGCCAACATCCGGGGTTCAGTGAGGCTGCCTTTGTAGCTGCCCCAAAAGCACTAACCTTAGGCCTTCACCGCCTGCAGGAATCCCGCTTGTATGCTTTGAGCTTTCCAAACCCACATTCAGCGTGTTTGTTATTTAATATCCAGTCACTCAATACCACTAATGAGAAAAGGGATATGTAAATCCCAAACTATTTCAATCACTTTTGCCTAATGTATACACTTCCCCATTGGGGAGATCAGTCCCTCTGCTGTGTCCAGGCTTTGTTTGGAAAACACATTCTTTCCAGGTATGAACATTTTGACCCTGAACCTACAACTGTCATCATAAACAGATATGTAAGGTAACAGTTGAGCTTttctatatataaaaaaaattgctgtaaTTATGATTATTACTGTGGGATTGTGGTCCAGAATGGAAGCGGATGTTGTTTTCTGATAACCGGCTCTGTGAACTCAGTGATGCCTGGACAGAACATCTCCAGGAATGTGACCATGAACTGAAGAGCTGAAAGTTTAAGGATACTTGCAACAGATCCAGAGCTGGACTTGGACTGAAAGAAGGTTTGGTTTGTCTTGATGAAGGCCACTGAATGATACTGAGACATTTTTCAGTggatatgtatgtatgtatttatgcacttttttttggtttcatttttttgtggaCATAAGCAGTTCTGTGAATGTTACATttatagaaaacaaacattttgctgttttaggACAAGAGACACTAGACATTTTATAAATGGAACAAGTATTCTGATAGTAAATTATGTCATTTAAAGGACAAGGCTGGCAATTTTCTTCCTATCAAGGAAAaccatgaaaagaccaaaacattGTCTTAGACTGTCAAAACTTTCCACACACAACCATAAGCCCAGTCTTTCCTACTAAAGATTTAaatcatatatttatatatgagCAGGAGTAAATTTTGCATTCCTGGGAGATTATTTTCAGCCACAGATTTGCTGAGCTATTGAGTATTTCCGGCAGGAGTATGTGGGCtcaactcaaaataaactacagcgTCCACATTCATCTGAGGAAATATGTCTCTGTGGTCCACAATCtggaaaaatataattaatattatCAGCCTTATCTTTAAAGAGCACAATCATGTCAGTGTTAACCCCCCAAGTCAAGTATCAGAAAGACCccaaaatgaaatgtcatgctgttttgttttccatcataTTATTCATTCACGTCCATCCATGCATGTCTGCATATGCCCCTCTGGTGAGTGGGTGTgactgagacagagacacatgcagagAGACCGTCTTGTGCGCGAGACTTCCTGTTACTCTGTGGAGATGACACACTCTTCTGTTAGATCGGTGATTGGGTTACAGCGCGGGACTGGCCGCCTCCTCTCGGGAGAGAATGGAGGCTCTTTGTGGCAGGATGAGCTGGACGCTTTGAAAGGGAAGGTCGAGCCAAACAcggagagggaaaaagaaaagggagggaggatgcTTAAATTGGA includes these proteins:
- the LOC124049959 gene encoding musculin; this encodes MSTDSAASDAEDYETCHRRTATALDRSARKDTCYNPNRYSDEELEDDGAEGRVKHERKLSRAHQKDARQSQRNAANARERARMRVLSKAFSRLKTSLPWVPADTKLSKLDTLRLASSYISHLRQLLQDDRFENHFVHPVNLTWPFMMTGRSEDSQDIPSAMRLCGATA